ATGATAAGATCTTTGTTCATGGGCTTTATTTGCCGGTCGGGCGGGTGCGGGTTTCGACGGAGAACTTCTGGATACCGGCTTTGCGTACCTCGTCGAGGATGGCCACGGTCGCTCCGAAGCGCGCGCGTTCGTCACCAGCGATCAAGATGCGGGGATCTTCGGTCTGAGTTTTGAAGAAGGCCAGACGGGAGGGGATTTCGCCCAGATCGATCAACTCGCGGTTCCAAAAGATCGCGCCCTCACCGGAGACCTGGATGGTCACGTTGCTGTTTGGGTCAGGCGGAGTCGAGGATTGAGGAGCGGCTACCGGCAAGTCCACCGGGACCGACTGAATCCGGTTTAACGAGAGCGTGAAGAGAACGAAGGTGGCCAGCAGGAAGAAGACGACGTCGATGAGCGGAATGATCTCAATGCGCGCCTTCTTGCGGACCGGAACTTTTATTTTGGTGCCTTCCATGATGTGGGCTGCTAACGGGGATTACGTGCCGGAGGCGTATTTATTAGGATAACGCGCCTTACTTCTTCTGCTTGGCCCGGGTCTCGATGAAGACCTTGGTGAAGCCGGCCTTGCGGGCCTCGTCGAAGACGTAAATTGCTTGGGCGAAGAAAGCTCTTTCATCGCCGTTGATCAGGATGCGCCCTTCCGGTTGCTCTCTCCGATATTGCTGCAGTCGCTGGAGAAAGTCATCGAGGGTCACGAGATCTTTGTTCCAGGCAATCGCCCCTTCGTCGGTCACGCTGATGGTGACGGAGCCTTGGGGATCACGTGGATCGCTGATCTCCGCCTCAGGAAGCACCACGGTAACACCGTCGGACTTGTTGAGGGAGAGCGTGAAGAGAACGAAGGTGGCCAGCAGAAAGAAGACGACGTCGATGAGAGGGATGATCTCAATACGTGCTTTTTTGACGCCACCCGGACCTGTGCCGCCGCCACCACCGTGCATGACAGTAAGTGTTTAGAGGTTGAAGAAAGTCTCGAAAGCGAGCGCCCCTTAGCGGGCGTTGGCGCTTTCGGACTTGTTGATGATGATTTCGAGGGAGTTGGAAGCGTCCTCGACTTCGTGACGGGCTTCCTCCTGACGGGCATTGAGATAGTTGAAGGGCAGAAGGCCCATGATGGCGATGGCGAGACCGCAGGCGGTGGCGATGAGCGCCTCACCGATACCACCCATGATGGCGCTGGCGCCGCTGGCCACGTCGCCGCTGGTGCCGAGCGCGCCGAAGGTCGCCATCATGCCGGTCACGGTGCCGAGGAGGCCGAGGAGCGGGGCAGCGGTGATGCAAGTGTCGAGCGTCGGGAGACCCTGGCTGAAGCGCTGCATTTCCTGGTTGGCGGCGCGGGTGAAGGCGTTGCCGAGAGAGTGTTCCTTGTGGGTGAGGGCGTAAACGAGGATTCGGGCGACAAAGTCGTTGCTCTTCTTGCCCAGTTCGACCGCGCCGGGGACGTCGTTGGCCTCGACGCGCTCCAAGATCTTCTCGACGACCTCGGGCTGGCGACGGGCATTCTCGCGGATGATGAAGATCACGCGCTCAATGGCGACGGTGATCATGAGGAACGAGACAAGCAGGATGGGCCACATGATGGGGCCACCGTGCTTGAACAACTCCATCGGAGTCTGGTTCATCAGGAACGCGAGGGGCATGGATGCAGAGATCATAGTGCGAGTGTGATTTTATGACTGAGCGGGGGATTATAGTTTTC
This DNA window, taken from Oleiharenicola lentus, encodes the following:
- a CDS encoding ExbD/TolR family protein produces the protein MEGTKIKVPVRKKARIEIIPLIDVVFFLLATFVLFTLSLNRIQSVPVDLPVAAPQSSTPPDPNSNVTIQVSGEGAIFWNRELIDLGEIPSRLAFFKTQTEDPRILIAGDERARFGATVAILDEVRKAGIQKFSVETRTRPTGK
- a CDS encoding ExbD/TolR family protein; this translates as MHGGGGGTGPGGVKKARIEIIPLIDVVFFLLATFVLFTLSLNKSDGVTVVLPEAEISDPRDPQGSVTISVTDEGAIAWNKDLVTLDDFLQRLQQYRREQPEGRILINGDERAFFAQAIYVFDEARKAGFTKVFIETRAKQKK
- a CDS encoding MotA/TolQ/ExbB proton channel family protein; its protein translation is MPLAFLMNQTPMELFKHGGPIMWPILLVSFLMITVAIERVIFIIRENARRQPEVVEKILERVEANDVPGAVELGKKSNDFVARILVYALTHKEHSLGNAFTRAANQEMQRFSQGLPTLDTCITAAPLLGLLGTVTGMMATFGALGTSGDVASGASAIMGGIGEALIATACGLAIAIMGLLPFNYLNARQEEARHEVEDASNSLEIIINKSESANAR